A section of the Larus michahellis chromosome 1, bLarMic1.1, whole genome shotgun sequence genome encodes:
- the PSMG1 gene encoding proteasome assembly chaperone 1 isoform X2, which translates to MATFFGEVVVAPSRAGVDDEEEAREETPEDREIRRELEKKREIDILWTLKSGATTESCADEPFVCSKFIVAIGRNAAAFLSSFILDSVCWEVVGVVKLWNEWCRTSSTTNVLPTDSFCLFYRLISDPTVLLCQCSCYVAEDQQFQWLEKVFGCMRKEGLQVTILSTCPVADYKTQESTLTLPSPFLKALKTKEFKEQVCCPLLEQPNIVRDLPAAVLSYCQVWQIPAVLYQCYTDVIKLDTVTIEAFKPLLSSKILRSLVKDVAESTKILKKLLTTNETHNNIYI; encoded by the exons atGGCGACCTTCTtcggggaggtggtggtggccccGTCCCGCGCCGGCGTGGACGATGAGGAGGAGGCCCGGGAGGAGACGCCCGAGGACCGGGAGATCCgcagggagctggagaagaaaag GGAGATCGACATCCTCTGGACCTTGAAGTCGGGCGCGACTACGGAAAGCTGTGCCGACGAGCCCTTCGTGTGCTCTAAGTTTATAGTAGCCATAGGACGTAACGCTGCAG CTTTCCTGTCGTCTTTTATTCTGGATTCGGTATGTTGGGAAGTAGTTGGAGTTGTGAAGCTGTGGAATGAGTGGTGTCGAACATCCAGCACAACAAATGTCCTCCCAACAGattctttctgtttgttctaCCGATTAATATCAGATCCAACA gttttGTTGTGCCAGTGCAGTTGCTACGTTGCTGAGGATCAACAGTTCCAGTGGCTTGAAAAG gtttttggCTGCATGCGAAAGGAGGGCTTGCAAGTAACCATCCTTTCAACGTGTCCCGTAGCTGATTACAAAACTCAGGAATCCACTTTAACACTTCCATCTCCGTTTCTGAAAGCCTTGAAGACAAAAGAATTCAAAGAGCAAGTCTGCTGCCCGCTGCTGGAACAACCTAACATTGTGCGAGATCTTCCTGCTGCTG TTTTGAGTTATTGTCAAGTATGGCAGATTCCTGCAGTGTTGTATCAGTGCTACACTGATGTCATCAAGCTGGACACAGTTACGATTGAAGCGTTCAAGCCTCTGCTTTCTTCTAAAATCCTAAGGAGTTTAGTCAAG gATGTAGCAGAAAGCACAAAGATTTTGAAGAAGTTACTGACAACCAATGAAACTCACAATAATATCTATATCTAA
- the PSMG1 gene encoding proteasome assembly chaperone 1 isoform X1 produces MRRRPGRRRPRTGRSAGSWRRKAFLSSFILDSVCWEVVGVVKLWNEWCRTSSTTNVLPTDSFCLFYRLISDPTVLLCQCSCYVAEDQQFQWLEKVFGCMRKEGLQVTILSTCPVADYKTQESTLTLPSPFLKALKTKEFKEQVCCPLLEQPNIVRDLPAAVLSYCQVWQIPAVLYQCYTDVIKLDTVTIEAFKPLLSSKILRSLVKDVAESTKILKKLLTTNETHNNIYI; encoded by the exons ATGAGGAGGAGGCCCGGGAGGAGACGCCCGAGGACCGGGAGATCCgcagggagctggagaagaaaag CTTTCCTGTCGTCTTTTATTCTGGATTCGGTATGTTGGGAAGTAGTTGGAGTTGTGAAGCTGTGGAATGAGTGGTGTCGAACATCCAGCACAACAAATGTCCTCCCAACAGattctttctgtttgttctaCCGATTAATATCAGATCCAACA gttttGTTGTGCCAGTGCAGTTGCTACGTTGCTGAGGATCAACAGTTCCAGTGGCTTGAAAAG gtttttggCTGCATGCGAAAGGAGGGCTTGCAAGTAACCATCCTTTCAACGTGTCCCGTAGCTGATTACAAAACTCAGGAATCCACTTTAACACTTCCATCTCCGTTTCTGAAAGCCTTGAAGACAAAAGAATTCAAAGAGCAAGTCTGCTGCCCGCTGCTGGAACAACCTAACATTGTGCGAGATCTTCCTGCTGCTG TTTTGAGTTATTGTCAAGTATGGCAGATTCCTGCAGTGTTGTATCAGTGCTACACTGATGTCATCAAGCTGGACACAGTTACGATTGAAGCGTTCAAGCCTCTGCTTTCTTCTAAAATCCTAAGGAGTTTAGTCAAG gATGTAGCAGAAAGCACAAAGATTTTGAAGAAGTTACTGACAACCAATGAAACTCACAATAATATCTATATCTAA